A part of Streptomyces sp. NBC_01451 genomic DNA contains:
- a CDS encoding HAD family hydrolase: MTTKRAAIFDVDGTLVDTNHLHVVTWWEALRQAGHQVPMREIHRAVGLGGSDLLDHLLGDPAGRDAGARDPDEDEQLVAAHHALYATYFERLPTLGAAGDLLRTLAGRGWGIVLATSASGAELSALRRGIGADDVILGAAGADDVAVGKPAPDPVRQARELAGAPSERAVFVGDTVWDMEAARRDGVTPVAVLSGGIPRADLEAAGARAVYRDPADLLESLDSSVFADEE; the protein is encoded by the coding sequence ATGACCACGAAACGCGCCGCGATCTTCGACGTCGACGGAACGCTCGTCGACACCAATCACCTGCATGTCGTCACCTGGTGGGAGGCGCTCCGGCAGGCGGGCCACCAGGTCCCCATGCGGGAGATCCACCGTGCCGTGGGCCTCGGCGGCAGCGACCTGCTGGACCATCTGCTCGGCGATCCCGCCGGCCGCGATGCCGGCGCCCGCGATCCCGATGAGGACGAGCAGCTCGTCGCGGCTCACCACGCCCTCTACGCCACGTACTTCGAGCGGCTGCCGACGCTCGGCGCGGCGGGCGACCTGCTGCGCACGCTGGCCGGACGGGGCTGGGGAATCGTCCTGGCGACCTCGGCGAGCGGCGCCGAACTCTCCGCGCTACGGAGGGGCATCGGGGCGGACGACGTCATCCTCGGGGCGGCCGGCGCGGACGACGTCGCCGTCGGCAAACCCGCCCCCGATCCTGTCCGGCAGGCCAGGGAGCTCGCCGGTGCGCCCAGTGAACGGGCCGTGTTCGTCGGCGACACCGTCTGGGACATGGAGGCGGCCCGGCGGGACGGGGTGACGCCCGTCGCGGTGCTGTCCGGCGGAATCCCCCGCGCGGACCTGGAGGCCGCAGGCGCCCGGGCCGTGTACCGGGACCCCGCAGACCTCCTCGAAAGCCTCGACTCCAGCGTCTTCGCCGACGAGGAGTGA
- a CDS encoding LLM class F420-dependent oxidoreductase, which produces MVQIGYTMMTEQAGPRELVGHVVGAERAGFDFSVTSDHYFPWLESQGHASYAWSVLGAAAQATERIPLMTYVTCPTTRYHPAVVAQKAATVQLLSQGRFRLGLGSGENLNEHVVGGGWPAAHVRLERLEEAVEIIRSLFAGENVNHHGAHFDVENARLWDLPDAPPPIGVAVSGDRSCQLAGHLADLLIATEPRPELISAFDRHGGTGKPKVGQLPICYDTDRDAAIMRAHDQFRWFGGGWPVNSELPGPAAFAGATQFVRPEDVAESIPCGDDVDAVVEAVRPYADAGFTEVALVQIGGEHQEPYLEWAERKLLPALRYEL; this is translated from the coding sequence ATGGTGCAGATCGGGTACACGATGATGACCGAACAGGCGGGTCCGCGAGAGCTCGTCGGCCATGTGGTCGGCGCCGAACGCGCCGGCTTCGACTTCTCGGTCACGTCCGACCACTACTTCCCCTGGCTGGAGTCCCAGGGCCACGCCTCCTACGCGTGGAGCGTGCTCGGTGCCGCCGCGCAGGCCACCGAACGCATTCCCCTGATGACGTACGTGACGTGCCCCACGACCCGCTACCACCCGGCGGTCGTCGCCCAGAAGGCCGCCACCGTGCAGCTCCTCTCCCAGGGCCGGTTCCGGCTGGGACTCGGCTCCGGGGAGAACCTCAACGAGCATGTGGTGGGCGGGGGTTGGCCCGCAGCGCACGTCCGCCTGGAGAGGCTGGAGGAGGCCGTGGAGATCATCCGCTCGCTGTTCGCGGGGGAGAACGTCAACCACCACGGCGCCCACTTCGACGTGGAGAACGCCAGGTTGTGGGATCTGCCCGACGCGCCCCCGCCGATCGGTGTCGCCGTCTCGGGCGACCGCTCGTGCCAACTCGCCGGTCACCTGGCCGACTTGCTGATCGCCACCGAACCCCGGCCGGAACTGATCTCCGCGTTCGACCGGCACGGCGGCACGGGCAAGCCCAAGGTCGGCCAACTGCCGATCTGTTACGACACCGACCGCGACGCGGCGATCATGCGCGCCCACGACCAGTTCCGCTGGTTCGGCGGCGGCTGGCCGGTCAACTCCGAACTTCCCGGGCCCGCCGCGTTCGCGGGCGCCACACAGTTCGTACGGCCCGAGGACGTGGCCGAGTCCATTCCGTGCGGCGACGACGTGGACGCGGTCGTCGAGGCCGTACGCCCTTACGCCGACGCGGGGTTCACCGAGGTCGCGCTCGTCCAGATCGGCGGCGAGCACCAGGAGCCGTACCTGGAGTGGGCCGAGCGGAAGCTGCTGCCCGCCCTGCGCTACGAGCTGTGA
- a CDS encoding PRC-barrel domain containing protein, whose protein sequence is MTDNMWGYPAESGHRTGTDLVGFKVEASDGSIGKVDKHSEDVGAAYIVVDTGVWIFGKQVLLPAGVISSIDVAERTIHVGRTKDEIKNSPEFDKDKHVGDPGYHEQLGGYYGDHRA, encoded by the coding sequence ATGACGGACAACATGTGGGGCTACCCGGCCGAGTCGGGTCACCGGACGGGGACGGACCTGGTCGGATTCAAGGTCGAGGCGAGCGACGGCTCGATCGGCAAGGTCGACAAGCACTCCGAGGATGTCGGGGCCGCGTACATCGTCGTCGACACCGGAGTGTGGATCTTCGGCAAGCAGGTTCTGCTCCCTGCCGGTGTCATCTCGTCCATCGACGTCGCGGAGCGGACGATCCATGTCGGCCGCACCAAGGACGAGATCAAGAACTCCCCCGAGTTCGACAAGGACAAGCACGTCGGTGACCCCGGCTACCACGAGCAGCTCGGCGGCTACTACGGGGACCACCGAGCCTGA